A region of the Parasteatoda tepidariorum isolate YZ-2023 chromosome 7, CAS_Ptep_4.0, whole genome shotgun sequence genome:
TGCTttgtctatttttatatttatttattattttttaaaattatctttaataaattaactgatATACTAGATAAAAAATGCCTTTAGAATAAACGCTTATCATTCACTCATAAACAGTAAATGCAATCAATAACCTTTAAATGTAATAGAAACTACATTAGTAACATATACtgtcaattttaaactgaatcgAATGAAGGTTGTTTCTATgttcaaacattatttaaagttgcaaaatcttattcaaaatttatttattgtattcgtttttttacataatctaaaacttgaaatgatttttaaaggcTCCTGTAAGACTGCAGAATATTGCAAGGAGATGCAAATTTCAGTTTGTCCTCTGACATTGTAAGCCCTAGCTATGCCTCTATTGCTTGGCCACCCTTTTCTTCTGATATCAACAATCATGTCTGTTTTTGTATGTTATATTTAAGACAAAGTGTATGACTCTGAAACCATGTTTGAACTCACACACTGCACTTCAAAAAGTCATTAGGTTAGCCTAATGACCTCTTCTGCAAATATGACCCTCTTCAACTGGGTTATGCAGAGTTTGGCTATTTGTTTTAGCCACATGATAGCCATTGATGACAAACATACATTAAGCTTGTCATAAACTACATCAGAATACctcaaattgcttttaaaatttttgaactttttaactactttgtattataataaagcttctgtggaattttttaaaaattttgcattgctCATTACCTGTTATTAGTCATATAGTCTTCTTCTATTggattttatatcattttgttttgctgttattgaacttaaattttcttgaaataatgcatttttgcttttaacttttaaatggtgattaaataaaagaattttttatcatttacttaGGTGTTTCTCTGCTTCTAACGAAAAACTACTTTGAATAAAAGTGGTAAACAACATGGAAttcattgattcaaaattatcaaCAATATCTAACTCTGCTGAGTACATAAGCTTTAGAAGCAGAGTTCCTCAGAAAAAAGTAAGTTTCTTACTTGAAAAATTCATAGCTTATTagcaaaatgcatttaaagtgtttaaaaagcACCAAGTTTTCGCAGAAATGATTTtcacaaatgattttttctttacattttcaaaaagctGAACTCGTGTAATACCCAATATATTCAATTCTttcataatttcagttttattaaaaaaaatttttttttcttaaagaaaacatgttcaaaataaatgttttattaaaattgaagattCAAGTAGTTTATACAGCAGATCTTAAAACAGAAACCTTGAAACATGAAGCTTTGCATTATATTAAATCTTGTGTTAGATAGTACATCACTCAATAAACATCCGGTTTagctaagaattttttttttggaaatttggctttatttattaagatacTTTCCTTCAAGATACATTCATTCCAATGCATCTCTAACTTTTCAATGTCTTTTTTGTAGAACAATTTGTCTTTTCTCTCAAAATTAGGCATCAGTTTTATTAATGGCTTGTTTATTTGTGCCAAATATTTTTCCCTATAGCATCTTTTTGAGGTCTGCAAAAAGTCAGAAGCCACTTGGGATCAAATCTGTAGAACAAGTTGAATAAGGAAGCATTTCAAACcgtaattcatttaatttaaccaTCGTTTCTATCAATTTGTAACAAGGGTCATAATCTTGGTGaaacagaattgtttttttacatgtGAGGCTGTTTTTTTTTGAAGCAGCTGTATCAATAGGAATAAACTTTTCGAGGGGATGTGTGAATTTGGAATTCCACTGAAACCTACTAATCTGGTTAAAATGACTCTGTGAAGTGTTAAATGTCGAATTAAGTTTATGTCTGATACATCAGAAGTTTTCTATACTGAGAGAGGTCTCAGACAAGGAGATTCTCTATCATGCAGCATCTTATTTAACATTGCCCTCAAAAAAGGTATAAGAGATTCTGGGATTAACACTAGGAACACCATTCTGCAAAGATCTATACAATTACCTTATCAAACGGGATGTGGTAGAGATGGTCCTTGAGGatgctgttaaattttttacttgatattaaaatcactaaatGTTAAGGTATATTCTATGAAATCATTCTAATTTGGAGAATAAATAGCATTAAATGTACTTCATGCATAACCAATTCTTATCTCTTCCATTGGAAATTCTGTTATGCTTGTTAAGGTATATTCTACGAAATCATTCTAATTTGGAGAATAAATAGCATTAAATGTACTTCATGCAAAACCAATTCTTATCTCTTCCATTGGAAATTGAATTATGTCAGTGTAGCTATGTCTACACTAGCCCGACTAACATGTGTCTATGCTTGCCCCACCAAGATGTGTCTACGCTAGCCCCACGAAAATATGTGTTTGTTTGTTGTGTTGTTTATGCTTAATGCTGATTGTTTGAAAGTACACAaagcaaaacttaaaaacaaagtagataaaaaaaaactgtataattcATAACATATTGTtaccttttgtttaaattctgaaaataaaatatgttaaagagtaaagagagagagagttaCTTTTGTAACGTTCTTTCACAAATTTCTCCTAAATTATTCACTGTCTGATTTCTGATTATACAATGGAAGTGTACTTCAATGTTACAAATCTAGGTTATCTGACTGAGGAAAtctgagtaaaataaaaagtctgcTCTAGCTCCCTTCCCCTATGTGTATTTGCCTGTAGCAACAATTTCATCCActattttgaattgttattataacagatttttttctctagttacaaaaaaaaagaacattaatatCTGCAAAGAGAAAGTTAACCTGCTGTAATTGATTTGATTTAAGAAGACAAAGTATGCAaagctttgattttttaaaaaaaattgtaaaacattacttttttattgcattgaGGATCAATTGTTATATTATCATTTAtcaattgttataaaaactaagtattatcagttgttataaaatttaaattcatccaAAACAAATGCCccaaaagctaaaatttttcttctatgaccctcttataaaaaattttccataccCACTTCTGAAACATTCTTATGCCCAGCTTTGGCtattctgtattttataatttttttttttaaatgcagccttttttttctccagattaTTGTTGATGAAGATTCCAATAAAGTATGGACAATATATGATTTTGGCCCACGTAGTATTACTTGTCCTCTAATATGTTTACCTCCAGTAAGTGGTACAGcagatatatttttcaaccaGATAATATCATTGTGTGCTAAAGGATACAGAGTGATTGCGGTAAGTACTTAACaattaattgatgaaatttttttgttttaaataattaatgtcttATCAAAGTTTTGCATTGATCATAAGTAGTGTTCAagatttttgcatgaaaaaagaacaaaatttgtgcagtttttggaaaaaatttaaatattttgaattaacataaaagcaaaaaaaatttaccatatatGCACAATGCGactaaataagcaaattaactgaaaattttttaatttatgctacATTAATTACTTCATTCAAGGGAACAAAATTCGGTACAATAcattgttgaataatttatcagttattcatcacaaattttgattttttggcAAATTACTAATTGCTGTTAAAATATACATGCTCCTTAAGGTCTTGTTTATGAAAATCTATTTAGCAAagcaatttaacaaaacaatttaaatctttttttttttagaagtaaaaatccTTTGTCTATTAACTAAGCCTTAAACTTTTGATATTCCATTatgttcacaaattttttttaaatgcatgttaaattattttgttaaaaaatttaattttttgtttattaatttatttttagctattcACAGATTTAGTTAACTGTTCCatttgttttatcaattttattagctttaatTGTGCTACAatctttgtattattttttcctaattaaaattattataagcagcaattatgaattattaaatataaatataacttttaatttatactttaataaaatagtttgacaAATATAGTgaatatgctataaaaaattattcacaacaATTCTATATACAGGTGCAGTATCCTGTTTACTGGACTATGAATGAATTTACAAATGGATTTAGCAAACTACTTGATCATCTTGGATTGgacaaagtattttattttaaaatatttcaacaaatagttcaaattttcaattaatttaaacccTGAGAAGTtaacaattatgtattttaatactaattaatacAGTCTGTGCTCTTTAATATCCTACATTACTGCAGCCCATCTATCGTCTCAACCAATTTGCAAAGTTCCACAAAGTTAATTTTGTGAAGAAGGGAGCAAAAGAGATGTTTGTTGGCTGCAGTAAGGATTCAGAGTCTAGCCACCATAGAAAAGGGTGTGTATACCAGATCTGTATGAGTTAGGAAGCTTTATGTATAGTGGCTGCTCCACATATCCCCTCCAGTGATTGAGAAGTCAGAGTTGTTGGCAGTCGTGAACATTTCACGAGACTGAGAGGCCGTGTGACATTGACTGAAGTCGCCATTTCAATGCAGTTCAGGCTTTGACGTTGTGGATCCAGATGATTTGTTTGTTGGATCCAGACAAACCGTGGAACAAAGGGATGTAGTGTAAAGCAAGGGTGCCATTTTTCGAATAGTGAGACTGCTGCATTGTGTGTTCGAGCATCCGTAGTTGCCAACGTAGAGAGAGTATGTGAGAGATGTTTGTTGGCTTTCAGCAGGGTTCGATCCAAGGACCTCTGGCATTGTAGTTAGATGTTGTAACCACCATAGAAAAAGGTGTACACTCCAGTCCAGAAGATAAGCTTCATGTATAGTGACCGCCGCAATGTAATTTTTACCTATTAAAATATCCGAAGTGAGCTATTCATTCGAAAATATCAACTAAAATTTGtgtcatacatttttttttttaaattccaagaAAGTGGTTCCAAAAACCAGTGTATatgtacaataaattttaaatcacaaaatgaaagtaaactagtttttatatctttaattgaGCTATCAAtgcttttaagaattaattttctggTGAAAAGCCGATCCCAACACAGTTGAATGTGCTACAGTTGAATAATGATGGAAATTTAATGATGCGTCATGTCACCGTATGATATTGcagaattacaaaattaaaacaattttgtgctttcaaaacaaatattatccATTGTCAATGAGTTAATGGTTAGCTAATCTGTGGCAGAAATTATTCTtaccatttatttcttttgatgttACTGCTCaataatttgaagtattttgaaTTCCTAATAAATAGAGAAAGAGTGACTGAACCATCTATTCTTTTATTAGGTCTTTGGCGTAAtctatgataaaaaaagataGTGAAAAATATTGGTTACTTTGCATAATAGAGATGcgcattgtatttttttgtataaatacaagTCTTGTGCATGCACTAATTactattgttagtttttttccaatgggttcaatattttcatttgtctCTTTTCATGAAGTGTAATAGGTggtttattttgaagttaaaatatgaGGTATTCATATTcctcttgatttatttttgcctAGACTTTGAGGCACGGCTggcatgatttaaatcatgaattataaataaacttgaaatgtaatttttttcagaatatattcCAATATATCTTCAGaagtacatattttattttataccaatttttccaaaaataattttatttttcttaaataaattcttaaattacatTACCAGAAATTTgttcatagttaaaaaaaatatgaattcgaatgcaataattattttactaatgtaactaaacaattgttttaaatgaacaattataatattagtgAATATTTCTTCTAGTTTAAGTccaaccattaaataaaattagcttgAGGACATACACTTTAGAAGTTTACAGGATTCATACAGTGGATTGTGAAAGGATTGAAAGCAATTCCAAGTTCCTATACTTCGATATTTTAcatgttaataaaaagaatgaaactttGGCTTATAAATTTAAGGTATTAAGATGCCTTTAGAGAGAAGAAAAAGCcagatgatttttataaaatcttaaaatggcCTAACCTCTTAagcattttctatttcttaagtTTAACATATATGATAAATTAGTCATTAGTATATGGTAATTAAACTTGCATGTAAgttttgatatctttttttttaaaaaaatattattaatatcctgtttttattattggtatttatttgttttcacacataaaaaatatgaatgaagtaTAATAGTAATTCTAAAACCTGCATATTTTATAGGTTCATTTGTTTGGTGCTTCTCTTGGAGGTTTCTTAGCACAAAAATTTGCAGAAGCTACTTTCCACACTCACACAGTTCACTCAATTATTCTTTGCAATAGTTTTACTGACACatctatttttaacttcacTGATACAGCAGTTGTGTAAGTTTTCTATGCTTATCTATTGCTATTATCTTAATAAGTCCACTGTCAAGGAAGTATGTAATTCATTAACATGTAAGGTATCACATTCACATACAAACTTTGGCCTACAATAAATCAAGACTtaacaaacacttttttttctgcatagcAGGTAattgaaaaagcaaataatgattacatttgacaaaaaatttagcaaaatcatATCATACCTGATATAAGTCAGATTTAATGGTATTtttacaacataattttttaatgttgaaagctaaaatttgaaataaattggttCTTGAGATAGAGCAATTCAaacatattactttttttatctgcattctaacattttttgttgttgaaattttcactGATATTGCTCAGTACTATTTCTTAGAAGCctgtttttcttaattgatCTATAGCAATCGCTGTTTTTATTGTTctactgcaaaaattacttgTATATATGTGTTATTTCCCCCTTTAAAGTAAGGCTGGCAACCTTTGCCATATCCTAAGCCAATTTTTAGACAGGTAAATTCAAATGCGCCATGTAACTGGAAGACTATATGTATAATGAATTTTTgtgtaaactttatttttactcatcGTTTTCGATCTGGAAAGTTATGATTAAACAATTATCTAAGATATGCAAAATAAAGTCaataagaactaaaaagaaacaGAAGCTTTACGGTATATAAAAACTGACTGAAGTGCATCATGTGTCACAGTTTAAGTCTTTTTCTCTATAAGTGAAACACccagcatattaaaaattaaatgccttttttctttaaaaacttttgtgtgcagttttgaataaaacatttgtaatcAAGCATATGTAagaattgtattttatgtttcacaTATGCTTGAACTGAtgagaggggaaaaaattgctgaagtaattgttttatattatatgaaagaaatttgattcaattttataaaaataattataattttgtaagaaatgacATTTAGGATAAAAAGTACACCTTTTAAATccctctgtttttttttttttttatataaacataaattgttttatttttatttataatgaaattgtttaaagtaaaatgctCTTGACATCTGTTTGATTTGGGAAATTTGGGTAACATTGGCAAGGGCttagtttctgtaaaaaagatGTGGGGACCGAGAcccaatttttaacttaaatatgtaTGTCATGATTAGTTATATAGTGTGCTGAATTTATAGCAAGTATTGATGCTCCAGGGAattacaaatgtttaatttttcgaaattgtaaatttatacagaattttattattttaaataattatgccaatttttaaaacaatattccattttatttaaaatattatgttatgttCATCACAGCTAATGAAGAGTTTCGAAACGctgtttaattttagtaatacttttagtgaaatgtagaagaaaaaagaaaattggagatgaaaaagtagtttcaaaatttctttaaaaggagttatttttcaataataagtcaattaatattccattttatttaaaatattatattatattcatcACAGCTTATGATAAGTTTCAAAATgctgtttaattttaacaatacttCAAgtgaaatttagaagaaaaaataaaatttgagatgaaaaagtagttttaaattttcttaaaaaggaaatgaaacataagtagggtaaactaaccagtgaaggaacacttaagcttcgcttgcctcttaaaaaatcatattaatttcaaaattcgcaattttagttaaatgacagtgtcaatatatttgttactaattgcaaattgtgtaaaaaaattgcagagaacttacataatattgttttaaagttttggaggttcaaataacaagtagtaagaagacccagtgaaggaacagctcttaccagtgaaggaacacaaaattgcccagtgaaggaacacttaattttggttattttttaatgctctttatgaattttttagccATACAAATACAGTCGGAcatctatttaacgaacttccattctACGAATTTCcctattttacgaattttttcgaggaaccaagagcattttggaaatttttttgtaaaataacttccatatagcgaagtgaattttctatttaacgaacttttcattGAGATCCAATTTccctattttccaaaatatttcttaacattttaaacttgttaaagcaatttatgggggaaatgacattaaattaattttcgaagccactgctttatgaaatgtattactgttttgtctaaaaattatcttagagaaagcagtaaattccctttccctttttgtttgcacttcaaacgaaaaactcactTCAAATTAACGGATTTCATCCGTAGCAATTTAACTTAACGCAAGTGGTAANNNNNNNNNNNNNNNNNNNNNNNNNNNNNNNNNNNNNNNNNNNNNNNNNNNNNNNNNNNNNNNNNNNNNNNNNNNNNNNNNNNNNNNNNNNNNNNNNNNNNNNNNNNNNNNNNNNNNNNNNNNNNNNNNNNNNNNNNNNNNNNNNNNNNNNNNNNNNNNNNNNNNNNNNNNNNNNNNNNNNNNNNNNNNNNNNNNNNNNNNNNNNNNNNNNNNNNNNNNNNNNNNNNNNNNNNNNNNNNNNNNNNNNNNNNNNNNNNNNNNNNNNNNNNNNNNNNNNNNNNNNNNNNNNNNNNNNNNNNNNNNNNNNNNNNNNNNNNNNNNNNNNNNNNNNNNNNNNNNNNNNNNNNNNNNNNNNNNNNNNNNNNNNNNNNNNNNNNNNNNNNNNNNNNNNNNNNNNNNNNNNNNNNNNNNNNNNNNNNNNNNNNNNNNNNNNNNNNNNNNNNNNNNNNNNNNNNNNNNNNNNNNNNNNNNNNNNNNNNNNNNNNNNNNNNNNNNNNNNNNNNNNNNNNNNNNNNNNNNNNNNNNNNNNNNNNNNNNNNNCCCTTAAGCCTacatgatgcttaaaaaaataaaacgtaacttcaataactatattttgaattctctttttcacagtgagaaaaataagactattacatgcaattagtTCCACtccaaacatataaatacaatcattcaccttataattttttcaacaaaacaaggtgttgcagagataataacaaattcaaaaatttttccagagaagtatATTTGACCAGGTagtccaaaacattgctagattaCTTcgtattgtttggcagtaagctattgttaccaatcaatctaaagagaaactttcaaattcttatttttaatcaatatatatgaaatgttcctttactgggtagtgttccttcactggttggtttaccctatatgacattttatttttcctctttctaaaagttttgaaatattttgatgtggtcaaataatattttgtaatattataaatatatgatatacacacatatatatgtatatatatttgtaataattttataaaaagtaatattttgcttagtaattaaaaataaagtgaataatttctttcatggattaaaaaaatatttttttacattctgaataattctaaatgaaattatcatcaaattattatttatagttcaaCTCGacaatattttcgtttttatcttaaattttggtgttaaaaacatcaatttcaACATTATGTGAAAAGACACcacaagttatttaaatttataatagactAAACATAAAAGAAACAATACAATGAATCCAAGGAAAAAATCAGGAAGAAATATCTTCCCATCATCATCATCTTTTTTTCACAGGCCCAGTCTTCTATCCTATTATTATCTTCTTTAGTATGAGGTGATATGAGCACACACAATAAGCGAAGAGTTAGAGCATCCCacagtttaatataaatgtcttattttttatacaaatattaagcTTCTTCATACGTAATccaataagtaattttaagtttatttgtaaaaagtaatttattttaaaaatttctattcagaTTTTGGATGTTTCCGGCTGTTGTTCTTAAAAGAATGGTTATGGGTAATTTCTCTAAAGGATATGTGGATGCCTCCATTGCAGATTCTATAGATTTTATGGTTGAAAAggtaaagatatatatatttttttaaataaaattgtttacttagaagtttttaaatttttttttacttataaatattgttattaaaatattttcttgcctTTATCAAATacatctttttatgttatatattttttaaaactttccctGTATTTTGAAAAGTGTAAACTAAATATCACATgacacatttttcttttcaaatttggcAGCAAGGAAggtaatttatgattaaattataagCAACCTTATTCATACTTCATAATTGGATTTGTTCTCTGTACCAGAAAACAATTCAGTACATTGTCACATATCTTCTTCATTATCAAATATAAACTCAATCTTTTGTTTATGGCTGGTAAAACAAGTGAATCAGAAAGACGAAATTCCTTATACAAGTGCCGTAATCAAAGGGTAAGTATCAAATAAACATCACATCAAATATCgaaatttgtatttcatttgactatgtgtcatatatatataaatatacattatcaAATCTAATATAAATTCCTCCAGTACATTATCAAATGAATTCCTTTTTGTGTTCTAGTAAtgcttctaaaataatattagctAGAATTGAACGCTAgctagattattaaaattagctaaaataacaaaatgtattttagatCATTTAATATTCATCTGATAAGAACTTTgata
Encoded here:
- the LOC107439032 gene encoding maspardin isoform X4, with amino-acid sequence MEFIDSKLSTISNSAEYISFRSRVPQKKIIVDEDSNKVWTIYDFGPRSITCPLICLPPVSGTADIFFNQIISLCAKGYRVIAVHLFGASLGGFLAQKFAEATFHTHTVHSIILCNSFTDTSIFNFTDTAVVFWMFPAVVLKRMVMGNFSKGYVDASIADSIDFMVEKLETLSQQELASRLTLTCMNCYVEPQKLRSIPITIVDVFDDSALSIAAREEMYKFYPDAKRAHLKKGGNFPYLSCSEEVNLHIQIHLRPFEGTKVSACEGASVCNEAIDSLEDL
- the LOC107439032 gene encoding maspardin isoform X2, giving the protein MEFIDSKLSTISNSAEYISFRSRVPQKKIIVDEDSNKVWTIYDFGPRSITCPLICLPPVSGTADIFFNQIISLCAKGYRVIAVQYPVYWTMNEFTNGFSKLLDHLGLDKVHLFGASLGGFLAQKFAEATFHTHTVHSIILCNSFTDTSIFNFTDTAVVFWMFPAVVLKRMVMGNFSKGYVDASIADSIDFMVEKLETLSQQELASRLTLTCMNCYVEPQKLRSIPITIVDVFDDSALSIAAREEMYKFYPDAKRAHLKKGGNFPYLSCSEEVNLHIQIHLRPFEGTKVSACEGASVCNEAIDSLEDL